One stretch of Candidatus Saccharibacteria bacterium oral taxon 488 DNA includes these proteins:
- a CDS encoding helix-turn-helix transcriptional regulator, translated as MIFAKKLKQLRQQTGWSQEQLADRLNVTRQAVAKWERGAGFPDIDNVQALAKLFNTSVDELLDYTRAGLASAIREPLDLDAYPTDTKGFSASDLAVADKFADADQIESLNRHRRLTWWQQIIDFFVGAGTLDVAFSGEAIGQLKGDRRYYLVEKSGRSWIVEVTKHTLNVVS; from the coding sequence ATGATTTTTGCCAAAAAGCTTAAACAATTACGTCAACAAACTGGTTGGTCACAAGAGCAACTAGCCGATCGACTCAACGTTACGCGACAAGCAGTTGCTAAATGGGAACGAGGTGCTGGCTTTCCAGACATAGACAACGTGCAAGCGCTAGCAAAATTATTTAACACTAGTGTGGATGAGCTACTCGACTACACACGAGCAGGATTAGCTTCGGCCATACGCGAACCACTTGATCTTGACGCCTACCCGACAGATACGAAAGGATTTTCAGCATCCGACCTGGCAGTTGCAGACAAATTTGCCGACGCCGATCAAATTGAATCACTAAATCGCCACAGACGACTAACGTGGTGGCAACAAATCATCGACTTTTTCGTAGGAGCTGGAACGCTTGATGTCGCTTTTTCCGGCGAAGCCATTGGACAACTTAAAGGCGATAGACGCTATTATCTGGTTGAAAAGTCCGGTCGCTCATGGATCGTCGAAGTTACA
- a CDS encoding PadR family transcriptional regulator — MSVQYTLLGFLAEESNYGYELKKKYDGYFGKDKPILTGQIYSTLARLKRDNKVKEITDTSESGGPDRVRYEITDEGKQDLQAWLESPEAPSPQLQATMYVKAVLAILKDGDASPYLDNQRQAHIQRMRELTAQRRDSNLSDMLLIDHALYHLEADLRWIELTISRLTRLKEEILHEQTNN; from the coding sequence ATGAGCGTTCAATATACCCTGTTAGGTTTTTTAGCGGAAGAGTCAAATTATGGCTATGAGTTAAAGAAAAAATATGACGGCTATTTTGGTAAGGACAAGCCAATTTTAACCGGTCAGATATATTCAACTCTGGCGCGGCTCAAACGCGACAACAAGGTCAAAGAAATTACTGATACCAGCGAATCGGGCGGGCCGGATCGGGTTCGGTATGAAATTACCGACGAGGGTAAGCAAGATTTGCAGGCTTGGCTGGAATCACCAGAGGCGCCGTCGCCGCAACTGCAAGCGACGATGTATGTCAAAGCAGTGCTAGCTATTCTGAAGGATGGCGATGCGTCACCGTATTTGGATAACCAACGGCAGGCGCACATCCAACGGATGCGTGAGCTGACAGCTCAGCGGCGTGACAGCAATTTATCGGATATGCTGCTGATCGACCACGCGCTGTATCATTTGGAGGCGGATTTACGCTGGATTGAATTAACTATTTCGCGGTTAACGCGGCTAAAGGAGGAAATTTTGCATGAGCAAACCAATAATTAG
- a CDS encoding DUF167 domain-containing protein, translated as MKISVHLKPNSRHREEVVVGDDGVLTIYTKAPAIEGRANMAAAKLLAKHFDVAPSKVKLLRGATSKYKVFEIDKAG; from the coding sequence ATGAAAATCTCCGTCCACCTCAAACCCAACTCCCGTCACCGCGAAGAAGTGGTGGTTGGTGACGATGGTGTGCTGACAATTTACACCAAGGCGCCAGCCATTGAGGGGCGAGCGAATATGGCGGCGGCGAAGCTACTAGCGAAACATTTTGATGTGGCGCCGTCAAAGGTAAAATTACTGCGCGGTGCGACTTCGAAATATAAGGTGTTTGAGATAGATAAGGCAGGATAG